Proteins encoded by one window of Mus musculus strain C57BL/6J chromosome 10, GRCm38.p6 C57BL/6J:
- the Ifng gene encoding interferon gamma precursor — MNATHCILALQLFLMAVSGCYCHGTVIESLESLNNYFNSSGIDVEEKSLFLDIWRNWQKDGDMKILQSQIISFYLRLFEVLKDNQAISNNISVIESHLITTFFSNSKAKKDAFMSIAKFEVNNPQVQRQAFNELIRVVHQLLPESSLRKRKRSRC; from the exons ATGAACGCTACACACTGCATCTTGGCTTTGCAGCTCTTCCTCATGGCTGTTTCTGGCTGTTACTGCCACGgcacagtcattgaaagcctagAAAGTCTGAATAACTATTTT aaCTCAAGTGGCATAGATGTGGAAGAAAAGAGTCTCTTCTTGGATATCTGGAGGAACTGGCAAAAG GATGGTGACATGAAAATCCTGCAGAGCCAGATTATCTCTTTCTACCTCAGACTCTTTGAAGTCTTGAAAGACAATCAGGCCATCAGCAACAACATAAGCGTCATTGAATCACACCTGATTACTACCTTCTTCAGCAACAGCAAGGCGAAAAAGGATGCATTCATGAGTATTGCCAAGTTTGAG gTCAACAACCCACAGGTCCAGCGCCAAGCATTCAATGAGCTCATCCGAGTGGTCCACCAGCTGTTGCCGGAATCCAGCCTCAGGAAGCGGAAAAGGAGTCGCTGCTGA